In Harmonia axyridis chromosome 6, icHarAxyr1.1, whole genome shotgun sequence, a single window of DNA contains:
- the LOC123682956 gene encoding tigger transposable element-derived protein 4-like: MFGVGEMSKPRKLKSLTIGKKLEILKKVENRVNRKIICQEYDIPKSTLCTIIKNKDTIAKFGAEVNNPCVVKRNKPKKKVNTALIKWFEASRKANLPISGPILQQKALDFSRKLGDENFKASSGWLEKFKKRHGVLQKKACGESAAVNQEECDNWIRDVLPTILAPYEADDIFNADETGLFFKCLPDKTLTFKNEKCYGGKLSKERVTLLLAANMSGSEKLKPVIIGKSAKPRCFAGVKCLPLTYYSNKKAWMTSEIFEKWLLNLDKHFQLQNRRVLLLIDNCPAHPNIDHRLKAIKLIFFPPNTTSKLQPLDQGIIKSFKFHYKRRILQTVLDGFESNGTIPKIDLLDCIHTSAAVWRVDLTQETIQNCFRKAGFGTHNFYDYEDELPLSELKKIMTSEQKVALDLQESVFKCLEVLNADDKVSLEEYINVDVDLITSENPSEDEILEYVNNKQEDLENFSETIPEDDDEDDSVGAARQKPSDAEVAKAIETIRLAFSMNEAATDDDLTLIFEISKKFEAYRLNNKTFRQTLITDFF, translated from the exons atgtttggaGTTGGTGAGATGTCGAAGCCGCGTAAACTGAAGTCTTTAACGATCGGAAAGaagttagaaattttaaaaaaagtggaaaatcgTGTCAACAGAAAAATCATTTGCCAAGAATATGATATTCCGAAAAGTACATTATGcactataataaaaaacaaagatacAATAGCTAAGTTTGGTGCAGAAGTGAATAACCCTTGTGTAGTGAAGCGAAATAAGCCTAAGAAGAAAGTGAACACTGCATTGATCAAGTGGTTCGAAGCTTCAAGAAAAGCAAATTTGCCAATCTCAGGGCCCATTTTGCAACAGAAGGCATtagatttttccagaaaattgggagatgaaaatttcaaggctaGCTCGGGATggcttgaaaaattcaaaaaaag ACATGGTGTATTGCAAAAAAAAGCGTGTGGGGAAAGTGCTGCTGTTAATCAAGAAGAGTGTGATAACTGGATTCGAGATGTTCTTCCTACAATTTTAGCTCCTTACGAAGCTGACGATATTTTCAACGCAGATGAGACTGGGTTGTTCTTCAAATGCTTACCAGATAAAACCTTaactttcaaaaatgaaaaatgttacggaggcaaattatccaaggaaaggGTGACTCTTTTATTAGCAGCAAATATGAGTGGCAGTGAGAAATTGAAACCTGTAATAATAGGGAAAAGCGCAAAGCCACGATGTTTCGCAGGAGTGAAATGTTTACCCCTTACTTATTACAGTAACAAAAAGGCCTGGATGACGAGTGAGATATTTGAAAAGTGGTTGTTGAATCTAGACAAACATTTCCAACTTCAAAATCGTAGAGTTCTATTACTGATTGACAACTGCCCTGCTCATCCAAATATCGATCATCGATTGAAGGCaataaagttgattttttttccacccAATACGACATCAAAATTACAGCCTCTTGATCAGGGAATTataaaaagtttcaaatttcattataaacgcAGGATCTTACAAACAGTACTAGATGGATTTGAGTCCAATGGCACTATCCCCAAAATTGATCTCTTGGATTGCATTCATACGTCGGCGGCAGTGTGGAGAGTAGATTTAACCCAGGAGACTATTCAAAACTGCTTCAGAAAGGCTGGTTTTGGGACACATAACTTCTATGACTATGAAGACGAACTGCCGctatcagaattgaaaaaaattatgaccagTGAACAAAAGGTAGCTTTAGATCTCCAAGAGTCTGTTTTTAAATGTTTGGAGGTATTGAATGCTGATGATAAGGTTTCTTTGGAGGAATATATAAATGTGGACGTGGATCTTATAACAAGTGAAAATCCTTCAGAGGATGAGATCTTGGAATATGTGAACAATAAACAAgaagacttggaaaatttttcagagacCATACCTGAAGATGACGATGAAGATGACAGTGTAGGAGCTGCAAGACAAAAGCCTTCTGACGCTGAAGTTGCTAAAGCAATTGAAACCATTCGGCTTGCGTTTTCAATGAATGAGGCTGCAACTGATGACGATTTAACTCTCATATTCGAAATAAGCAAGAAATTTGAAGCCTATCgtctaaacaataaaacatttagGCAAACTTtaataactgattttttttaa